Proteins found in one Triticum aestivum cultivar Chinese Spring chromosome 4D, IWGSC CS RefSeq v2.1, whole genome shotgun sequence genomic segment:
- the LOC123100189 gene encoding putative cyclin-dependent kinase F-2, giving the protein MASRRGNLSKQIANAEHGSIRKFLPPPSQSSKSQTLPPPSPPTKAVRSSSAMAARKRPAAVLDAGHGHAAAQHQQSPTCCKRSRASIGTTDDYEKVARLGKGGFGVVLRMRHRVTKKNVAVKFLSSPDVEDLEREARFLEACNGNPYVVGFEGLVCDPATGDTAGLVMEYVEASSLHSLLWDRRSDPPLPESTVRDFMWKLLTGAEKMHAHERHLVHRDIKPGNILVGKNGELVKICDLGLAMSMSDWPPYNRAGTTSYMAPEMILGKKDYDAQVDTWSIGCVFAELLTGKTMFKGYLEDDDEDKTKNDIRQLWSILCVLGMPDERTWPGFTSLPLTAEALRRLPAGCKYSRLRCSFPEDKLSEEGFQVLQGLLTCNPEKRLTAAAALKQPWFDAPRYAAAAAAKVDPLPFPVKRAPRIKFIPPAMPQKNLLKIPLAVWNAAQKVQ; this is encoded by the coding sequence ATGGCGAGTCGGCGAGGCAACCTGTCGAAACAAATTGCCAACGCAGAGCATGGATCCATACGGAAGTTCCTCCCTCCCCCTTCTCAATCATCCAAATCGCAAACTCTGCCGCCGCCCTCTCCACCAACCAAGGCAGTTCGTTCGTCCAGCGCCATGGCTGCCCGCAAGCGACCTGCTGCCGTCCTCGACGCCGGCCACGGCCACGCAGCGGCTCAACATCAACAATCGCCGACGTGCTGCAAGAGGAGCCGCGCCTCCATCGGGACCACCGACGACTACGAGAAGGTGGCCCGCCTAGGCAAAGGCGGCTTCGGCGTCGTCCTCAGGATGCGCCACCGCGTCACCAAAAAGAACGTGGCCGTCAAGTTCCTCTCCTCCCCCGACGTCGAAGATCTTGAGCGGGAGGCACGATTCCTCGAGGCCTGCAACGGAAACCCTTACGTCGTCGGCTTCGAGGGCCTGGTGTGCGATCCGGCCACCGGCGACACCGCCGGCCTCGTCATGGAGTACGTCGAGGCGTCGAGCCTCCACTCTTTATTGTGGGACAGGCGCAGCGACCCGCCGCTCCCAGAATCCACGGTGCGCGACTTCATGTGGAAGCTCCTGACCGGCGCCGAAAAGATGCACGCGCACGAGCGCCACCTCGTCCACCGCGACATCAAGCCTGGCAACATCCTCGTCGGGAAAAACGGGGAGCTCGTCAAGATTTGCGACCTCGGGCTGGCCATGTCCATGTCCGACTGGCCCCCGTACAACCGGGCCGGCACGACGTCCTACATGGCGCCCGAGATGATCCTTGGcaagaaggactacgacgcgcaaGTGGACACGTGGTCCATCGGCTGCGTCTTTGCCGAACTGCTCACCGGCAAGACGATGTTCAAGGGCTACCTCGAAGATGACGACGAAGACAAGACGAAGAATGACATAAGGCAGCTGTGGAGCATCTTATGTGTGCTCGGGATGCCGGACGAGAGGACGTGGCCAGGCTTCACCTCGCTGCCGCTCACCGCGGAGGCGCTGCGACGGCTGCCGGCGGGGTGCAAGTACAGCCGGctgcggtgttctttccctgaagaCAAGCTATCCGAGGAAGGATTTCAGGTGTTGCAAGGGCTCCTCACATGCAACCCCGAGAAGCGACTGACGGCAGCCGCGGCGCTGAAGCAGCCATGGTTCGATGCTCCTCgttacgccgccgccgccgctgcgaagGTCGACCCTCTGCCGTTTCCGGTAAAGAGGGCACCAAGGATCAAGTTCATCCCACCGGCCATGCCCCAGAAGAATCTACTCAAAATTCCACTGGCCGTGTGGAACGCAGCGCAAAAAGTGCAATGA